The following are encoded together in the Montipora foliosa isolate CH-2021 chromosome 12, ASM3666993v2, whole genome shotgun sequence genome:
- the LOC137978634 gene encoding tetratricopeptide repeat protein 7B-like, protein MEFPEDFSLLVTKVKLEHTCLGGDQALITCKKLLETWKLVYDSDLSGSAVELHRAGSGLLDKVITDTRGLKQISLTEISSDKDSMDGTNSIAASVRLEQALSDEAASASVKLSVPAVLALQAKLWLTIADVFIAMEKDAEANACVQEAHLIFPLSPDVFFQRGRISEMKGSFTDAKNCFENAIAINPNHVPSIQHLGSLYHKTGNLVMAEKVLREAINIDPTAFEAWHLLGVVLEAQNEHEAASECLMTAIDLEATHPIIPFTAIPRFL, encoded by the exons ATGGAATTTCCTGAGGATTTCAG CTTGCTCGTCACCAAGGTCAAATTGGAACATACATGTTTAGGCGGAGACCAAGCATTGATCACGTGCAAAAAGCTCTTAGAGACCTGGAAACTAGTGTATGATTCCGATCTGTCGGG ATCTGCAGTGGAGCTACACAGAGCAGGATCGGGTTTATTGGACAAAGTTATCACTGATACACGAGGCTTGAAGCAGATTTCTCTCACAGAAATTAGCAGCGACAAAGATTCGA TGGATGGAACTAATTCAATAGCAGCTTCAGTGCGCCTGGAACAGGCCCTGTCAGACGAAGCCGCGTCAGCCTCCGTCAAACTGAGTGTTCCAGCAGTGCTGGCGCTACAAGCCAAGCTCTGGCTCACAATTG CTGACGTCTTTATCGCCATGGAGAAAGACGCTGAGGCTAACGCATGCGTACAGGAGGCGCACCTGATATTTCCGCTGTCCCCGGATGTTTTTTTCCAG CGTGGCCGTATTTCTGAAATGAAAGGAAGTTTCACGGACGCCAAGAATTGTTTCGAAAATGCAATTGCTATCAACCCTAATCACGTCCCAAGCATCCAGCACTTG GGTTCTTTGTATCATAAAACTGGAAATCTTGTTATGGCCGAGAAAGTCCTCCGTGAGGCCATTAACATTGATCCAACAGCTTTTGAAGCTTG GCATTTACTGGGCGTGGTGTTAGAAGCGCAGAACGAACACGAGGCTGCCAGTGAATGTCTGATGACAGCTATTGATTTGGAGGCTACTCATCCGATAATACCATTTACAGCTATACCACGGTTCCTCTGA